The Setaria viridis chromosome 9, Setaria_viridis_v4.0, whole genome shotgun sequence sequence TAGCAGCCCATGGACTTCTGCAGCTGTTCTTTCCCTGGCTTCGACCTGCATATACCAACTAAAGGATCAGATACTCAGATCAGCATGAAAATATTGCtagttcatcatcatcatctattcCTGCCTCTGAAAATGATTGCTAAACAACCGATCAACATTTCACTATCTCAGCACCGTGCTTGTCATGTTTCGCAAATTTGACAAATCATTTCCCGGTCAATGTTTTCAACTGCTGGACATGGTAGAGTGATGCATGTTAGGTCAAACTGCTTGAGCACTAGTTCATTAACATACACCTGACTCGATTTTCAAGCAAATTCATAAAACCAACTTTGGATTGAGCCTGGAGCCTAAGTGCATTACAATGCATATGGGGGCAAAAAATATCAAGCAGGTATATATGTTATTCAATGCCATTGAGCTGATTTGCTCATAGTTCAAAGGGCAACCTTTAGGGAGTCCTTACAAGATTGCATTATTCATAATTCAAAAGGAGAGAATGCTTGCAGAAATTTCTTTTGGAAATAGCACTGATCAGTTTCAACAACTTCTCAGCAAACAACACCAGGCAGGTATTCGTTTCCACTTCCCATGCCTGGTAAGCAAAAGGAAGATCTGTACAGTGACGAGGCTCGTCATTCTTCCTTTTTTGAAAATGTTCGACATCATGGCATCAACCTTTGCTGCCTACATCAACAGTATCAGCCATGCAAATTCCTGAAGCACCAGCTCAGCAATATCATGGAGTACTGCTGAAACAACCACCTACTCCATGGAAGCGTTTGGAGATCTGCATTCGGTTCTACAAAACTGAACTAATTGCTATCTGTACCAATCCATGGGGGACTTTAGTCATAGTGCCCAACCTCTGCTTTGCTCCTGCTCTAAGCTTAGACCGTCCTTTGTCAGTGCTTCCTGCGACTTCTGATTTTTGGAGCCCAAGCTGCCATTCAACACTGGAAGCCTCATAAGCCATGGCAGATTCTTCCTCCGGTCCCCAGTACCAATATCTTGGAAGCTTATCTGATAAATAGGATGCAACCATGCCAAAATTAGAAAGTTCCAAAGACAAAATCAGTGGATGTTTACTGAGGCAAAGGCTGGTCTCTTTGCTAAAATTCATACCCATTTCAGCTTCTAACAGGGCCTCTGAGCCTGAGGATTGTATCTAAATGTGAGTATGTTTCCACTTCACATATGGCCAACCTCAAACCTGGAGCACTTGACAATGCATAATATCTGTCTTCAGGTTACGGCCTGTGATGGTTGACCACAGGTTTGCCATGAAAGACCTGTGCTGCCCCTTTCGAGCAAACGCATCCCACATGCGTGCACTGTCAACCTCAATAACTGTTGTTGGGTCTGATAAATCAATAAGAGTGATGCTCATATTGTTACGGATAATGCACAGCTTTCCATTAAGGGAGACAAAGGCTGCAGCTTCAAGAGCTCGTGAGCTTCCCAGATGGTGTCTGGTGTCAATGAATCTTGTCCATGATCCTGCCTCTCTATTATAAACTCTAAGCTTACAGCCATCACGGCAATCAGAAGAATAAAGCCGCCCGTTGAATGAAATGCTTGGATTCCGCCAACCAGCGACCATTTCATTACCGGTGGCTGACCACATTTTAGATGCTGGTAGATAGACCTCACTCACGACCTGGCGATGAGAATTGAGACCTTTTAGGAACCACTTGCCATCATGTACTACTCCAATGGAGGGCACCATTCCTGTGCTCATTTCAGCAATGCAAGACCATCTATTCCTGTTTGGATCATATACCTCAGCAGACCTCAGAGTTCTTTGTATCCCTTCACACTCCCCACCAGCAACATAAAGACAGTTGTTTATGACACAAGAACCAAAGAAGTGCCGCTTTTGCAGCATATCTGGAGCTCGAAGCCATTTGTTTATCCGAGCATTGTAAAATACAACCCGCCTCATAGACCCATGTACTGGGTCTTTGCCGCCAAATAAGTACAGGTAGCATCCATTGAGAACAGCACAACCAAAACCAACAGCTTCTGAATACTCTGGTGGAACTGGAGGCAATGACTTCCAGAGCTGGTTTACTGGATCAAAGGCATACCAAGATAGCTTCTGATCACGATCCCTTTTGAACACGTAGACCCATTCTTCTGCCATACCAAATTTCTTACGCAAGGAGTAATAGTAATTCGCAGATAAAAGTCGGTTCCATCGTTTACAGACTAACCGCATATTTGGGTGCCCGACCCGAGCAACCCGCATAAGACAGGAAATAGCCAGTTCATCAGGAAGCCCAGGTAGCAGTGGTGATTGAGTTTGGGACCTCTCCTTGCGCGAGCTCCTTGACTTGCGCTTGTTTGGTATGATGTCAGGTTGCATGCACAGCTTTGCACCAGGGACAAACTTCCTAGCACTTACAACGGTTTTAAGACCTCCATCTACCCTGCAATAGCAGGAGACAGACTCTACCTGCAGACACATCAACCAATCAAGTTAGAATGCTTATATCAACCTGAACGTAAAACAACAGAAGATCAAAACAAAACCACAGCAAAGCAACCATCCTTTCATCCAGATATAAATTATCGATAACAAAATATATATTCTTGTCCACCATCTAGTAAAATGTTATGCGGATGATATTCAGACACTCATTGCTGGAAGACTAACCAAGTTATATTTGAAACTATCAATCTTGGGCATTGAACATACAAAATAGAGGGAACATCATTCAGCAGTCAAGTTGGGACAAACTATTTGATAGCTGGTACGTTGGCTTAGAAGTTCAAAATCTAGGTATATCCTTACTCCGTTGAGGTGCTGAATACCTaataaagaaaaattaaaatgtatGGTGTTACAAACATAAAATTAGCACTCAAGGAACAAAAACAACGGGAGCAATAGCAGGTACTGTCCAGATTCAGATCTGAAAGTACACAAGAGTTTATTCTGCTTGCAATCCCAGTAGACAAAATCATGTTAGCATTTGCTATGTAGCTTCATCCTCatttgacacatcaaatgctccaaaacatgtAACTTTTTCATGTGAAAACAGATGGAGCTGTGCTAAATAAGTGATGCTCACACCACGATATCAAATTCCAGTGCATTCAAATTAGCTGCAAAGTGCGAAAGTAGTGCCTTAAGAGCAATAACATCTTTATGTTTCCATCAACTATTATGGGGTACTAACATTGGCACATTGCTATGTTAGTGTTACCAGGTAAGGTAATGTTGCTAAACAGGGTGCTTACAAAATAATGTTGCAACGATTAGTCATTCTGGAATCCCAATTCTATATAATCAATGTTTTCATTATGATTTATTGATTCCATATGATTGGCATGGGCTTTGTCAGTAAGTCTTCTGTCCTTAAAAACTATGCTTATAAACACAATCCCTAGCTAGGCATATAACACCTGTGGCTCATGAGATGTCCCGATGATAGACTAGGCCATGAGACTATGCTAACTAGTAGTTATAATTTGTCTAAGTTTGATTCATTGTTAATAAACTAAGGATGACTTCGTGGCAAGTCGGGCCAATAAAAATGCAACACATGTTATGGCGATACATTGTTATGTCCATGTAACATTGTTCCTCACCAATAAGAAAGTGGCATCTCCACACCACAGCTAAACTCAAAGTAAAATACAGCTAACAAACTAACCCTAAAAGAGTATaccagaaaagaaaaataccGAATCCTCCATGGACAATTGGATCGAAAAATTGGATCTAAACTCCACAGCCAAGCCCTACTACCCAGATCGAGACTTGGAACCATCCCCAAAACTCGCAAGCTTTATCCGCGGAAACGCCGGATTCATGAAGAAAGATCTCAGCTTTTAGGCAATGGTGGCATTTTTGGCACAGGAACCGCCATCTCTGAGCTAATAGTAACCTACATCTCTCCTACGTGCTGCTCGAGGCCAAGAAAGGTGGGAGAGGAGCGGAGCTCACCAGTGGGGCGCGGACACGGATGCCACCCGCACGTCGCGGCGTggcgcctccggccgccgcgcgcattGCCGGATCGAGGCGAGCGAATGAGGAAGACGCTCGATCTTGGCTTCGGGAAGCGAAGAAGTCCACAAGGCTTCACTCACTCCAAACGAACAGTAGCTTTGACTGAGAGGTCGGAGTGGATGGAGGTGGTGGTAATCTCGGTGCGGGGCAACACGATGAAACACCTGGTGGGCCGGCGTCGGTGCGGGGGAGACTGGCATcaccgggacggcggcggctggagtGCTCGCCCCCAGCCGATCCACGCGGGGGCCCACCGGCAGCGTCACAGCTCGTGCCAGCTACTAGGCCCATCGACGTGGGCCGCGAGCCCATTCCCCGCAGTCGAGGATTTGCTTTCCCAGCCAGCCACCAAACTAGCTGCGTAAACGAACAAGGAGGAATCACGAGACAAGAAACCACCCGCACCAAAACGAAAAAAAGcaagccggccggccagccaaACAAACACAGCCAGCCGGCCAGCCGGCGGCGTTCCACGCGCGGGGAGGCCCCCATCTGGCCCGCCGCCAGCGTCACGCACGCGCGCCAGCAGAGCCCATCGCCGTGGGCTGCGACTGCGAGCCCATTCAATCCCCCGCACCCGCAGCCACCAGACCTCCTCTCTCTTTCACCGTCGCAGCCTCTCACCccccactccctctctctctccctcttcccGTCTCCTCCAGAGCGAGATCTAGGTTCTTCGTCCTTCTTGGGCCGAGCCCTAATCCTGCTGCACCGCCAGCCAGTCCGCCAAGCCGTTGGTGGGTCGCCTCGCCTCCGCTgcgcctgctcctcctcctccttcctcctcctccacgtaCGTAAGCAAGCCCCCTCACTCCCAAACCCCCCCGCGCTCGCTCATCatatcctcctcttcttctaaATCCGGCCCAAGAATTTTTGCCTTCGGGTTTAGATCTTGTGAAGTTGTGGTCACAGTCCGCGTTGGTGTGCGCTCGGTTCCTCGAATCTGCAGGTGTTCAAGGGTTTCGCTGAGCGGGTTCCGGGGGAATGGGTCTAGATCTGGCGCAAATTTTCGCTTAGACTTTTTCTTAGTGGGCTTTTGAGTGCTCCGTTTGGCGCTAAGAATTATATGCGAGTATATTTTGTACGAGCAAAATATGGCATGTTTTTGAGAGCTCATATTTTGCATACCGTTCTTGTTGGTGGGACAATTACCTTTTCTTCCAACCATCCCCTCTGCCTTTTGATTTCGCAACGGGATTACTCACGGTTTGGCGTGGCTTAGATTGATGCCCGAGGCCTGGGTTGCCGTCTGCGGGGAATTTACAGTAACAGTTTCACTTTTTGTCAAGGTAATTGTAACCTTAACGGCACGGGTGTTATCTTGTTCACATATCTAGGGAGAGAGTCAGTACTGTGCGACCTGACTGTGCTCGAAGCTGAAATTCTGTGGAGACATCCACTGGTTTCTTTGTGAATCTTGTGCCTACCCGAGGGTGGGGATCTTTGAAACGTTGAGCCTAGAGGGTGGGGATGCTCAAATGGTTGAGATGAGTCCAGTGCCCGATAACCCAGCTAGGATTCATGCTAGGAACTTAGTACCACCACCACCTGTTTCGACTGGGAGCTTGGCTTGTGCAAAGGATGAACATGATTATGTTTTTTGCGAAAAGGCTACAGTACATTTGGTGGATGCATTCTATTCTTCAGCTGTTTATGTGCAGTCCCTGTGGTTCTACTACCGAGGTGCTATCCTCAGAACTTTTTACTTTCTGTCGCAATTTGTGACTCTTGAGGCTATTCAACCATGTGCATTCAGCCTTTTGCTTTGCCTGGCTTGGTGACATTGTATCCACTTTTCCGTTGTATTTGTAATGCTACATTGATGCATGATGCATACCATATGTGCAATGTATTCTAATTCTTATACTTACCATCCTATATTTTGATGATTGGAAAAGTCAATCTTTATATTGCCCATTTTACTATATATAATACCATCATATAGCTTCTGGAAAAAGTTTGCATCCAGGTGGAGGTGGTCTGTGGATCCTGTCGTGTAAATTTATTGTTGGTTACTGGCTTACTGCTGCTGTAAACGACCAGAACCTATCATTTATAAAATTGTGCAAAATATCTGCTGTCTTTTCTAGTTTGTTATGACAACTTTGGTGATTTACCCGACAGATTAGTTTTGTTTAATTTTATCTATGAAACTATCAAGTGATCTGATGTGATTAAAATATACCTCACATGATTTTATTTATTCTGTTCATTTTCACAGGCCTTCTTGGGTTCCATCAACAACAAACAAGATCTAGCACACTGCTCGGCCTAGCTCGTACGGATTCTGGATCTTGGCCACCACCTCCCGCACTCCTGTAAGCTATCCCCTTTCCTCCCAAACTCGGCATCCGCGTTCCCTTCCTCACTCGTTACAGTTCGTCTCTCTCATCGTGTTGTACTTTCTTTATTCTTTTGAGTTCATAGATCTGCGCACGTCTGGGCCCAGATTCTGTTGGATCTCTAGGGGGTCGCACATGATACATGCTATATCGATACATGTGTGAAATATTGTTTGCATCTGACTAGACGTTTGTATCGTGAAATTATGATCTATTTGTCATGGTGTGAATACATTAATCGGTTTCATTAATGCTAATGTGTTGAAGTTTATTTAGCTACCATTTTAGCATTTGGATGACGTTCTGATTTTACTATGTGATAACTGACAGATTTCACAAGTTCAGCTGCTAGCCTATAAGCATGGTTGAGGA is a genomic window containing:
- the LOC117837630 gene encoding F-box/kelch-repeat protein At1g55270; the encoded protein is MRAAAGGATPRRAGGIRVRAPLVESVSCYCRVDGGLKTVVSARKFVPGAKLCMQPDIIPNKRKSRSSRKERSQTQSPLLPGLPDELAISCLMRVARVGHPNMRLVCKRWNRLLSANYYYSLRKKFGMAEEWVYVFKRDRDQKLSWYAFDPVNQLWKSLPPVPPEYSEAVGFGCAVLNGCYLYLFGGKDPVHGSMRRVVFYNARINKWLRAPDMLQKRHFFGSCVINNCLYVAGGECEGIQRTLRSAEVYDPNRNRWSCIAEMSTGMVPSIGVVHDGKWFLKGLNSHRQVVSEVYLPASKMWSATGNEMVAGWRNPSISFNGRLYSSDCRDGCKLRVYNREAGSWTRFIDTRHHLGSSRALEAAAFVSLNGKLCIIRNNMSITLIDLSDPTTVIEVDSARMWDAFARKGQHRSFMANLWSTITGRNLKTDIMHCQVLQV